The following is a genomic window from Chitinophaga caseinilytica.
CGGAACGGTGTAGTTGAGGCGCAGGTCGGTAACGGCGTAGCCATCGAGCCGGCGGTTTTTATCGCCTGAATTGTCGAGGTACTGCGGGCCTACGCCTTTCTCCACGAGGTCTGCCGAAAACCCTTTGAACGGCCGGAACGTCAGCGTAGCGCCGCCCACGAAAGAAGGGGAGAACGCGATTTCCGTGCTTTCGTATGTCTGCGGTTTCTGGCCGCCGTTGTCCCAATCGTCGAGGTACTCGGTGAATGCGCTGAGCCGGTTGCGGCTGAAAGCAGCGTTCGCCTGAACGGTGAACCATGCGGCGGGCGTGTATTGTCCTTCCACTTCGATCCCCAGGCGATAGCTTTCCGGGATGTTGGTGCGGGCATAAGCGCCCACATCGTTGATGCGGCCGGTGGGCACGAGCTGGTTGCGGTAGTTCATGTAGTACACGTTCGCCTGAACGCCGGCGTTGGCGCCGCGCCAAACGTAGCCTGCTTCCAGGTTGCGGAGGGTTTCATGCAGCGGGGCCTGCGCGCCGCCCACTTCGAAATCGTCGCGGTTCGGTTCCTTGTTGCCGATGGCGTAAGAAGCGTATACGTGCTGTTTTTCGTTGATGGTGAAAGTGGCGCCGCCTTTGGGATTGAAGAAATCGTATTTCTTATGTTGACGGATGCCCGGGTTCTTGCGGAAGCCGTCGAGTTCGTAGTTGACGTGCCTGTATTGCAGGTCGGCAAAGAGTTTCAGCTTGCTGGTCACCGCGTATTCACCTTTCCAGTATACGTTCAGGTCGGTCTTGAGCGCGTCGAGGTCATACCAGCGGAAGTCTTTATCGAACCCGCCTTTTTCCGCCCAGATCACTTTGCCATAGTGGTTTCCTTCGTACTTGTTCCAGCCGCCGCCTGCCGTCCAGGTGAATTTTTTGAGGTCGTGACGGATGGAAAAGATGCCGCCATAGAAGTGGTTGTCGAGCCACAACTGGCGGATAAGGTCGCTTTGGTGGGTGGTATCGCCATCGTGTACGGGGCCGGTGATGCCATAATCCACGTACCAGTCGTTTTCCCGCCAGTTTTCATAGTAACCCTTGCCGCGGGTGTAATGCAGTGCGGCGTTGAAATGGAGGTTCGTCCGGAAGGCGTGGTTGAACAGCAGCTGGTAATGGTCTTGCTGATAATTATCGGTTTCGTTGTCGTAGAACCCGCCTTTGTCCATTTTCCCGTTGGGGTTGTACGTCCGGCCGAATTCCTTGATTTCTGCGTCGGTGGAGCCGGTCCAGGCCTGGTAGGTTTTTTCCTTGCCGGAGAAGACGTTGAGGCGGATGGAGGATTTGCCGGCGATGTAGGCGAAGGAGGTGTAGAAGGATTTCAGGTCGGAGGTGGCGCGGTCTATATACCCGTTAGACGAAACCTTTGACAGGCGCACATCGGCGGTGAAGTGATCGTTGATCAGGCCAGACCCTGCGCTGATGGTGGTTTTCCAGCTGTCGAACGAGCCGTAGGAGGCGTTGATTTCGCCGTATGCCTTGTCGCGGAATTCGTTGGTAGACAGGTTGAGTGATGCGCCGAAAGCGCCGGCGCCATTGGTGGAGGTGCCTACGCCGCGTTGCAGCTGGATGCTGGAAACGGAGGAGGCGAAGTCGGGCATGTTCACGAAGAAGGTGCCTTGCGATTCCGCGTCGTTTATGGGTATGCCGTTCACGGTGACGTTGATGCGGGTGATGTCGGAGCCACGGACGCGCAGGCCGGTGTATCCGATACCGGCCCCGGCGTCGGAGTTGGTGGTGACGGACGGGAGTTGGTTGAGGAGGAGGGGGAGGTCTTGTCCCAGGTTTTGTTTGGCGATGTCTTCGCGGCGGAGCTCGGACTTGGTGAAGGGTGAGTTGGTGCCGGCGCGGAGGGAGGTGATTTCCACGGGTTTCACGAACAGTCCGGTTTCGGAGAGGGTGAAATGCAGTGTGGAGGTGCCTTTGCGGAGGGTGTCCCTGCTGGGGGCGTATCCGAGGAAGCTGGCCTGAACGATGGCGGGCTGCTGTTTGGGAAGTGGGAGGGAGAATCGGCCGCTGGCGTCGGTGATGGCGGAGGGGCCGTTAAGAATGGCGATGGTGGCGCCTTCCAGTGGTTGGCCGGTGCGCGCGTCGGTGGCGGTGCCGGAGAGTGTTCTTTGTGCCAGTGCGGCGGTGGTGCAGCAAAGCAGGGCAAAGAGCAGGAGATGTTTCATGATCGGTTCCTGTTTATGACGGTTTTAAGGTTCGATGACCAATAGCGGAGCTGGGCCGGTGAGGGCCGCGCCGATGTACTATCGCAATAAAAACAGGTAAGTAGGAAATGAGCCGCTTACCTTTCCTTACCAGCATTACCTGGTTAGGTTCAACGGGTTTGATCTCAGCCTGATAGTAAGGCACCCCGAGGTGAAAAGGGCCGTTTACGGGCCCGTATTCTGGGCAAAGGTAGCTATAGCGCCTGAAAAATGCCGAAATAATTTTTCGTGTTTAAAAATTGCTTTAACTTACAATTCGTTAACCCGATACTGCTTTCTGATAGAATAATTCCCATAGCCAACTTTTTTATTTGTTAACCTAAATCACAAACAATGATTAAGATTCAATTGATCGGTCACCTGGGCAAGAATGCTGTTTTGCATGAGGTGAACGGTAAGCAGGTGCTGAATTTCAGTGTGGCGCATAATGAGCGTTACAAGAATGCGCAGGGCGTGGCGCAGGAGCGCACGATCTGGGCAGACTGTGCGATGTGGGCGCCGAATGCGGTGGGGGCATATCTGCTGCAGGGGACGTACGTGTATGTGGAGGGAGTGCCCTTCCTGGATATGTACACGACGCAGAATGGTTCGCCGGCTTGTGCGCTGAAGGTGCGGGTCACGAACGTGCAGTTGTTGAATCACGGTCCGCGGCTGGAAGGGAAGCCTGGGGGCGAGGGTTCTCCGGAGGGTGGACTGGCGGTTCCGGTGTCGGAAGACGTGACGGAGGAGCTGCCGTTTTGATGCGTCACTAAACTAATCCATGTTATTTCGATGATAAGTACAGGCAGCCGGCTGGAACGGCCTGGCTGCCTGCATCCATATCCCTGGGCTGGTGTGCGGCTTGGGGTGGGAGAGGTGTGTGCTTTCGTGAGTGGGGAGGTTGTTGGGTGAAACTGGCAATTCAAAGGATTACGGATAGGTGCTAAAAATGAACGGATGGATAGGATGGAAATGAGCGGATGGATAGAATGGTAAAGAGTGTGGTGGATTGACTGGTGAAACAGCCAATTCAAAGGATGATGGATAGGATACTAAAACGAGCGGATTGAAGGATGGTGAAATGTGCGGATTGATAAAATAGTGACAGATATGGGTGATTGATGGATGAAACAGCCAATTCAAAAGGATGATGTATAGGATACTAAAATGAGCTTATTGGAAGGATGGTAGAATGTGCGGATTGATAGAATGGTGGTGGGTATGGGTGATTAATGGGTGAAACAGCCAATTCAAAAAGGATGATGGATAAGATACTAAAACGAGCGGATTGAAGGGATGGTAGAATGTGCGGATTGATAGAATAGTGGCGGGTATGGGTGATTGATGGGTGAAATAGCCCATGAAAAAAGGATGATGGAAGGGATATTAAATGAGCGGATTAATTGAATGGTAAAATGAAAGATAGGGTAGGTGATATTACGGTATATGTGCAGTGATGAAAGTTGATGTATGAAGTTGAAAGCAAGGATATTCCAGATATACTCGATGCATCTGTTTGTTCTGAGCGAATTCGGTAAAAATGAGCCGGTAAGGAAACGAGCTTTATTCACCGAAAATTTTGACGAACCATGGAATGTACACAATGCAAAAAAGGAAAAAGAGAACGAGGACAAGTCAACGTTTATCTTGAAAGAGATGACGCCGTATTCGTAGTACATGGTGTACCTGCGGATATCTGCGACGCATGCGGATTTTACGATGTGTCTCCTGAAATTATGGATATACTGGAAAAGAAAGCCACGAACATTCTGCAGCATGAAGCGCATATGAAGTTAATGCATTTGCGACCGGGATCGGCATAGCTGGCTGTGATAACTGCGGTAAGTACGGTTTGCCGAACGCATCCATTCATTTCCGATTTTGCTGTATAGCTTCCGAGCAGGAATGCCATGCCAGTATCCAATTTCCGCGTCGATGAGATGGCCGCGGTATGTTTGTATTATTTCATGATTGTATTGTTTCATTGGAAATTGACATTACTGCCATCCAATTTCAAAGGCACAATTGAAATTGTCGCATTTCGATCGGGTGTTCCATGGCGAGTAGTGGCAACAGAAATAAGCCCGACTCGCGGAACACATTTAATCATTTCCAATTTGACGGTATAACTTCCGGGCAGGAATGCCATGTCAGTATTCAATTTCCACGGTGATGGAGATGGTCGCGGTATGTTTGTATTATTTCGTGATTGTATTGTTACAATGGAATTGACATTGCAGTCATCCAGTATAAAGGACAGAATTGAAATTGTCGCATTTCGATCGGGTGTCTTGGCGAGTAGTGGCAACAGAAATAAGCCCGACTCGTGGACACATACATTCATTTCCGATTTGGTTGAACAACTTCCAAACAGGAAAGGCTATGCCTGTTTCAGTTTCCTCGGCGACGGAAATGGCTACGGCCTGAATGTGTTGTTTTACATGTACGTATTGTTCCATGGGAATTGAAATTGCCGCCAAACTGCAGCAAGAAACACAAATGAGATTGTTATTAGCAAGGATGTTTCGTGTGTCAACGGTTGATCATTGCATGCATTCGAGAGAAAATATTTTTTCGGCTGTGATCCTTTGTAGTGGATGGTTTTGGTGTAGTTTAAATAAATTTCCCCTGGAAGAATGGAAAATAAATTTCGCTTTAGGAAATATTTTCACTTACATTTGCACCCACATTGCGAGGTAGAGCAGAGGTAGCTCGTCGGGCTCATAACCCGAAGGTCAGAGGTTCGAATCCCCTCCTCGCTACAGCAGAAACCGCGATCACAGTAATAAGTGTTCGCGGTTTTTTTATGCGTTTTTTTTCTCAAGCCCCAATCACAATCCAATACCCGAATGGATTGATCATTTCTTTACCTACTATCTCGGTTTTTCCCCAACACAACTGATTTTGTAGATAAATTCACTGGCTCCCCAACGCAACTGTTTGTGTAGATAAATTCACCGGCAGAAATGATGGCTTCACCCGTAAATGGCGATGGCTGGTTTGAATGGCGCATGACGCATTTCTGCCAGGAACTCAAAGAGAGGAAAAACTTCGAGATCATCCCGGATTTCTTTCAAATAGACCCGGCGGGCGCTGGCGACACTGGTAAAGAATATTGGATGGGGTGGGTGAATATGTTGCGGTTTTCATCACCCGAACACAATTTTGTACAGCGTGTAAATTTTTTTTATTCCCTTGTAATCAGCCGCAGGGAAGACTTCCGCCCAATCGCCAACAACAGTAATCCCCCGATTCCCAAAAAATATTTGGCAACAGAAATAATTCCCTTACCTTTGCAACCACATTGCGAGGTAGAGCAGAGGTAGCTCGTCGGGCTCATAACCCGAAGGTCAGAGGTTCGAATCCCCTCCTCGCTACGAAAGAAAGTCGGAATCCCGCTCCCGGAGCGGGATTCACTTTTTTATAAACATCAGGGTCACACGTACGGATATCCGCAAAAATGCACCGTCTATCGAATCTTGCCGAACCACTTCGGCTTTTTTTATTTGTGCTACCTTTGCAGCCGAACTCCCCGGTATCACATCCCCGAGGCCGTTCAACGAATTAAATTTTATAATGATGCATCGCGCAGGTTTTGTCAATATTTTCGGGAAACCGAACGCAGGAAAATCAACCCTCCTGAACGCCATCCTCGGCGAAAAACTCGCCATCGTTTCCCCCAAAGTCCAAACCACCCGCCACCGCATCACCGGCGTTCTCACCGAGCCCGGCTACCAGATCGTCTTCTCAGACACCCCCGGCATCATCGACCCAAAGTATAAAATGCACGAGAAAATGATGTCGGCCGTGAAATCCGCACTCGAAGACGCCGATATCGCCCTCCTCCTCATGGATGGCCGCGATAACCTCGACGAATGCCTCGAACTCTTCGGTTCCCTCAAGCTCAAAGGCACCTCCATCCTCGTTATCAACAAGATGGACAACCTCGAAGCCCCCGCCATCGAAGACATCAAAGCCAAATGCCTCGCATGGGGCAAAGCCAAATCCGTCATCTTCATCTCCGCCATCCAGAAGAAAAATATCGACCTCCTCAAAAAGGAAATCGTGCAGCTCCTCCCGGAAAGCGAGCCCTTCTACCCGGAAGACACACTCACCGACCGCTCTACCCGGTTCTTCGTAGCCGAAATGGTCCGTGAACAAATCTTCCACCTCTTCGAAGACGAAATCCCCTATCACACCGCCGTGGTAGTCACCCTCTTCCAGGAAAAACAAACACTGACCAAAATATCCGCCGATATCGTCGTAACCCGCGAAACGCAAAAAGGCATCATCCTCGGCGAAAGAGGAAGGTCCATCCGCGAAATCGGGTCCCGCGCCAGACAGGAAATCGAAAAATTCCTCGACCGGAAAGTTTTCCTCGAGCTCCATGTCAAAGTGCGCGACAAATGGCGTGATAACGATAATTACCTCCGTGAATACGGATTATTGTAAACAACGACTTTAAAATCTGAATAATATGCCAGGGTTCACAGTAGCCATCGTCGGACGCCCGAACGTTGGGAAATCCACCCTCTTCAACCGCCTGCTCGAACAACGCAAGGCCATCGTCGACGACGTCAGCGGCGTTACCCGAGACCGCCAGTACGGCATCGCCGATTGGAACGGCAAAACCTTCAACGTCATCGACACCGGCGGGTTCGTATCCCGCTCCGAAGACGTGTTCGAACGCGAGATCCGCAAACAGGTAAAAATCGCCATGGAAGAAGCAAACGTGCTGATCTTCATGTGCGACGTTACCACCGGCATCACCGATCTCGATGCCGATGTGGCCGACCTGCTCCGCCGCTCCTCCAAACCCGTGTACCTCGCCGTTAACAAGGTAGACAACCACGAACGCCAGCTCGAAGCCACCGAATTCTATTCCCTGGGCTTCGAAAACATACATTTCCTGTCTTCCATGACCGGCAGCGGTACGGGCGAACTGCTCGACGATATCGCCGCCCTCATCCCCGAAGAAGAACAGGCGACCAATGAAAACGACGGCATCCCCAAGATCGCCATCATCGGCCAGCCGAACGTAGGGAAATCCTCGCTCCTCAACGCCCTCATCGGCGAAGAACGCAACATCGTTTCCGACATCGCCGGTACCACCCGCGACACCATCCATACCCGCTACCGCCTGTTCCAGAAGGATTTCATGCTGATCGACACGGCCGGTATCCGCCGCAAGGCCAAAGTACACGAAGACCTGGAATTCTATTCCGTGATCCGTGCCATCAAGGCGCTGGACGAAGCCGATGTATGCCTCCTCATCCTCGACGCCGAAAAAGGCATCGCAGGGCAAGACCTCAGCATCTTCAGCCTCGCCGCCCGCAAAGGCAAGGGCCTGGTGATTTTCGTGAATAAATGGGATTTGGTGGATAAACAGACCAACACCGCCCGCGATTACGAAAAGGCACTGCGTGAGCGCATCGCGCCGTTTACCGACGTGCCCATCATCTTCGGTTCCGTGATCGAGAAGCAGCGTATCTTCAAAGCCGTGGAAACCGCCCTGGAAGTGTATGACAACCGCCAACGCAAGGTGCAGACCTCCGTGTTGAACGATATTATGCTCAAGGCGATCGAAGCGCACCGTCCGCCCGTAGTCCGCGGCACGGCCATCAAAATCAAATACGTAACGCAACTGCCCACGCATACGCCGGCCTTCGCGTTTTTCGCCAATTTGCCCGACGATATCAAAACGCCGTATAAAAATTACCTGGAGAACAAACTCCGCGAAAACTTTAATTTCCAGGGAGTTCCGATCCGGATTTTCTTCCGGAAGAAATAATTTCTCCGTATTACATTAAAATTTATTTTGTAATACAGGAATTTTGAATACCTTTGCGGCGTTTTAAAACAAACATCAACATGAAAAAATTATTCGTACTCGCTATCGCTGTTGGCGCATTCGTAGCTTGCAACAACGCTGCTACCACTTCTAACGACTCTACCAACGTAGCTACCGATTCTCCGGCTGTTGCTCCCGTTGTTGCTGATTCCGCTGTTGTAGCTGACTCCGCTGTAGTTGCTGACTCTGCTGTTGTAGCTGATAGCACTCACAAACACTAATTAGCGTTTGATGAAAGTATATGGTCCTTCCGGTGCAAACCGGAAGGATTTTTTTGTTTGGCACAGTCATTGCGCGGATAGGGAATATTAAACCATCAAAACCATATCTCAGATGAAAAAGTTATTCCTGCTCGCATTCGCCGCCGGACTTTTCGCGGCCTGCAACAACAACGCATCCAACAACGCTGATTCTACTGCTGTTCCGACCGATTCTCCGGCGATGGAAGAAACATCGCCCATGCCGCCGGACACTTCCATGCAAGCCACTGACTCTACCAGCCTGAACCAGGCGCCGGCTACCGACAGTGCTGCCGCACCGAAGCAATAGTTTCGTACGTTGAAAACGCATATAGATCCTCCCGGCTCCTGGCCGGGAGGATTTTTGCTGTTTGGCACAGCAATTGTTCAGATGGGAAACTAACTAACCGGAACGAGCAATGAAACGAAGCCTGATAACGATGTTGCTGCTTTGCAGCCTGCATGTGTTTGCCACCGCCCAGAACGACCCCGGGAACTATGTGTTCCGCTTTCCCGGTACAGACCTCCGCGGCCTGGCCCAGCTCCCGCAAGCCACGCGCGACAGCATCCTCACGGCCTTCTCCCGCTTCGACCCCGCCACGCTCGATTTCTCGCAAGCTTCCCCGCAACACGGCGCCGCGCTGCGCTCCGTGCTCATAGATATGATGGAAACGGTACGCACCGTCATCCGCGACCCTGCTTCCGCCGGTGAAATGGACCGCAAAATGACCGTTCTCCAGCGTAAAATGGATGAAGTCCAGGAAAATATCATCGAGGAAGATGCCCTCAAACAGCTGAAACAGACCTACGAAAACGATCGCGCCCGCCGCACCCGCGAATTCGAATTGCGCGCCTATGGCAGCGACCGTGAGCAGAAAATGGCTAAACGCCAGCTGGAACAGGAGCTGCGCGATCTCCGCAAAGACTACGAAGAGGAGCGGGCGCGCGTCCGGCATCGATGATTCCCCCTTTCATGTCATAGGCCCGGTAGCAGGGAACCCTTATTTTTGGGTCAGAATACCCTATAACCGAACCGTACGCCTATGAAATCCGCACCCTTCTGGTATGCCTTGCGCATATGGCTGGCCAGTGTGGCCATTTCGCCGCTGATTTTCATTATCACCATTTACGACCGCATGCCGGGCAGCATCCTGCTCGATTTTGTGCTGTCGCTGCTCTTGCTGGCCGTGTCCATGCTTTTCGGGCTCCCGTCGCTATTCGTTTTCGGATGGTTGATGGCCCGCAAATTCGCCACCGGGGCAGACGAGCCCGAGCTGAGAAGCTACGCTTCGCGCTGCGCGCCGTTCGTGCTGGCGTTTAACTTTTTAATGCTGTGGGTGATTTTACGGTCTGACGTGCTCGCCGATCCCTGGTTTTACCTCCGGCTGGTGGGCGTGTACCTGCTCACGACCCTGTTCTGCATCCGGTACATGCGGCTTTTGGAAATCACCGGTAAGCATTAAGATACTGCTGCAACGGGACTGGGAATGGCAAAAAAAGATTGATGTGGAAAGGCTTTCGGGCGCTATCGTTTTTTATCCGGTAAAAGATAAAAAATGATAAACGAAACAAATACGATTAAGGCGGATAAGGTCACGTAATACTTCATCGTGCTGCAAAATAAATGCATGCCAGTGGAATTTATGTCGCCCGGGCGTTAAATTTTACGGATGGAAAAAGAGGCAAAGGATGTTCATGACTGCTTTTTCTTTTTATCAGGCAGCAGGACGTAAATAAGGTATATCGCGAAAAGGATGCGAATGATATAGGGGAACATGCTGCAAAATTACGAAAAAAGCCGGAGAGGAAAGGTTCCGCTCCGGCTTTTGACTTGTTATCGGGATAACTACTTGGTTTTCTGCAGTTCCTGCACCGCACGGGTGATCGCGGGATCGCCGGCGTTCGCTACTTCGTAGAAGCCCTCCGTCCGCCAGCGTTGGCGCGCCAGCAAGGCTTTGATACGGGTACGGATCTCTTCGTTGTCTTTCGCCGAAGCGCGGTCCATTTTCACACCTTCTTCCGTGGCCAATGTCCGGAAACCGGCCATCATCTTATCATTCACCTGCCAGTCGCGGTTGAACGACGACGCGTCCTTGAAAGCGGCGAATTCAGCGGCGTTGGCGGTATAATATTGATACACGTAATCGCCGAAAACGTTGCGGTTGTACAGTTCGGTGAGCAGTTCGGAATAACGGGTGGTATCGAAGGGGATGAAAATATCCGGGGTGATGCCGCCGCCGCCGTAAACGATCGCGCCGCTGGGGCCGGGTTTACGGAATTTGAGGCTGGAATCCACCGGGCGGATGCTGTCGCCGTTCACGAATTCGCCATGGCTGTATCGGTTGGCGATATCCTCTTCATAGGCTTCACGGCCGTTTTCGTAGCTTTTCTGGATGCTCCGGTTGGAAGGCAGGTAATACCGCGCGATGGTGAGCCGGAGGGTAGCGCCATTGTCCAGCTCGAAAGGCTCCTGTACCAGGCCTTTGCCGAAGCTCCGGCGGCCGATGATGATACCTCGGTCCCAATCCTGGACCGCACCGGCCAGCACTTCGCTGGCGGAAGCGGAGCCTTCGTCGATGAGGATAGCCAGGTTCCCTTTCTCGAACGCGCCGGGGCGGGAGCAGGTGTAATCCTGGCGCGGGGAGTTTTTACCCTGCGTATAGACGATGAGTTTATTGCCGTCGAGCACCTCGTCGGCCAGTCGGGTAGCCGCATCCAGCAGGCCGCCGCCGTTCTGGCGAAGGTCGATCACCAGCTGCTTCATGCCCAGTTTTTCCAGTTTGCGGGTAGCTTCGAGGAATTCGGTGTAGGTGGTAGCGGCGAATTTGCTGATCTTGATGTAACCCACGGTGGGGGCCGTCATATACGCCGCGTCTACGCTGTTGAGGGGAATAACGCCGCGTTTGATGGTGATGTCCAGTTCCCGGGCGCCCCGGAGCATGCGGGTTTTAACGGTGGAATTGCGGGGGCCGCGCAGCAGTTTGCGGATGGCTTCCGCCGTGATGTTCTTCCCGGCCACGTTCACGGAATCGTCCACTTTCAGGATTTTGTCGCCCGTAAGCACGCCCGCCGCATCCGATGGGCCGCCGGCGATCACGCTGAGGATGTTGACGGTATCCTTGATGATGTTGAATTCCACCCCGATGCCTTCGAAGTTGCCGTCGAGGTCTTCATTCACCTCCTGCACGTCTGCCGGGGGAATATATACCGAGTGGGGATCGAGGTGGGAGAGGAGACCTTCGATGGCGTCTTCCTGGATGGTGGCCACGTCGAGCGTGTCTACGTAATTATATTTCAGGAGGTCGATCACTTCCTGCAGGGAGCTTCTCCTATTGACGAAAAAACTGACGGAATCACCGTTCCGGGCCGCGGGCATCTTGTGCCCCAGGTACATCCCCAGTGCCAGCACACCGGCAAACATCAGGGGCAGCCAAACTTTTATTCTTCTGTTGTCCGACATATGATTATTTAAAACGTTGAGGGGAATCCACCCTTTTGTTTAACTTGTGACAAAAATAACATATTCACAAGCAAAACATCTACATCTCAATCTTAATTTCATAAACGATCGGATATGCCTTCGAAAGTTAAGCTGGTGGCGGATAGTGGGTCCACCAAAACGGAATGGTGCCTGACGGACGGCAAGAAGCGGCAGACCTGGATGACGCAGGGCCTCAGCCCGTATTTTCTTACCAGCGTACAGATAGAAGAGGCCATCCGGGCGGAGTTGCTGCCGCAGATGGACGATGTTTTGCCCGACCAGGTCTATTTCTACGGGACCGGCTGCAAGGCGGAAAACAACGTGAAACTGGTCCATAAAGCCCTCCATACCGTGTGGCCAAAGGCCAAAGTGGAGGTTACGCACGACCTGATGGGGGCCGCCCGCGCCCTGTGCGGCCACGAGCCCGGCATCGTGAGCATCCTCGGCACCGGCTCCAATTCCTGCTATTATAATGGTAAAGAGATAGAAAAGAACAACCCGGGCCTGGGGTTCATCCTGGGCGACGAAGGCTCCGGCGCCTATCTCGGGAAGAAAGTGCTCCAATATTACCTGTACGATACCTTCGACGGGGACCTGCGCTACCGGTTCGACCAGAAGTTCGGCATCCAGCGCGACGAAATCCTCGATAACGTCTACCGCAAACCCCTGCCCAACCGCTATCTCGCGTCTTTCACGCCCTTCCTGGCCGAAAACCGCGGGCATTTCATGGTCGAAAATATCCTGGAAGACAGCCTCAACGAGTTTTTTTTCAATCACCTCTATAAATACCGCGAAAGCTGGACCGTGCCCCTGCACTTCACGGGCAGCGTTGCCTTCCACTTCCGCGACGTCCTCGAAACCCTCTGCAACCTCTACGAACTGCAGCTGGGAAGGGTGCTCAAAAACCCGATGGACGGACTGGCATTGTATCACGAAGATCAAGATTAACCTTATGGCATTCACTAAAGTCACAGAGCAGCCGAGCCAATACCGCCACCTGGAAACCATGACCGTTCAGGAAGTGCTCACCAATATCAACAACGAAGACAAAACCGTTCCCCTGGCCGTGGAAAAGGCCATCCCGCAGATCACCAAGCTCACGGCCGCCATCGCCGACAAAATGCTGGCGGGCGGACGCCTCTTTTATATGGGCGCCGGCACCAGCGGCCGCCTCGGCATCCTCGATGCTTCTGAATGCCCGCCCACATACGGCGTGCCCCAGGGGCTGGTAGTTGGGCTCATCGCCGGGGGGATTCCGCCATCCGCCGGGCCGTTGAAAATGCGGAAGACGACCGCGAGCAGGGCTGGCGCGACCTCCTGCAGTGGAACATCACCGATAAAGACGTAGTAGTAGGCATCGCCGCCAGCGGCACCACGCCCTACGTGATCGGCGCCCTCAAGGCCTGCCGCGAAAACGGCATCGTGACCGGTTCCATCTCCTGCAACCCCGGCTCGCCCGTTTCCGAACATGCGGATTTCCCCGTTGAAGTAGTAGTAGGACCCGAGTTCGTGACCGGCTCCACAAGAATGAAATCCGGCACGGCGCAGAAGCTCGTCCTCAACATGATCTCCACCACCGTCATGATCCAGCTTGGCCGTGTGGAAGACAATAAAATGGTGAACATGCAGCTCAGCAACGAAAAGCTGGTAGACCGCGGGGTAAAAATGGTGATGGAACAGCTCCAGCTCGGCGATTATGAAACGGCCAAAAGCC
Proteins encoded in this region:
- a CDS encoding N-acetylglucosamine kinase, encoding MPSKVKLVADSGSTKTEWCLTDGKKRQTWMTQGLSPYFLTSVQIEEAIRAELLPQMDDVLPDQVYFYGTGCKAENNVKLVHKALHTVWPKAKVEVTHDLMGAARALCGHEPGIVSILGTGSNSCYYNGKEIEKNNPGLGFILGDEGSGAYLGKKVLQYYLYDTFDGDLRYRFDQKFGIQRDEILDNVYRKPLPNRYLASFTPFLAENRGHFMVENILEDSLNEFFFNHLYKYRESWTVPLHFTGSVAFHFRDVLETLCNLYELQLGRVLKNPMDGLALYHEDQD
- a CDS encoding N-acetylmuramic acid 6-phosphate etherase, which codes for MRRAVENAEDDREQGWRDLLQWNITDKDVVVGIAASGTTPYVIGALKACRENGIVTGSISCNPGSPVSEHADFPVEVVVGPEFVTGSTRMKSGTAQKLVLNMISTTVMIQLGRVEDNKMVNMQLSNEKLVDRGVKMVMEQLQLGDYETAKSLLLEYGSVKRAVESRK